In Chryseobacterium gotjawalense, the following are encoded in one genomic region:
- a CDS encoding DUF4270 family protein — MIRNIQELFKITATLVIGSLILVNCEPDADQLGSQFFQDGAKGKEVSYPIIAYNSNNHDSIRTDAARLQSATLGAFSESQFGMQKSAYVSQVRLSGANPDFGTNAKLDSAVLVIKPQYAADSVTTVTNDKYIYPEGAVPAKKVVSTYPVIKYGNTKIGGKTLLNFKVYEVTDFLGANTDVVYSNKVVNTGAQIGAKTFDGNVHSVKVTKTGDDTVLFERSAALRIPLDSAFFANKIINKASSPELSDAASFIRYFKGIKVSVDENNGYLFNFDPTTTELNLYYKNDKVANGVTTREQSVYMMNMGGSNAYFNQIAFNRTGTPSATGLATSNQITGDAKLFAQGMGGPGIGLRVPAADVANIRTLFNSNKIGIISAKIRIYTDQSWTNAYKKPDNFVVRQRNLNPKPGEKEYLDNYLIDMSTLAGTGIYNLVKAYDLQKTPAHYDIGITQTFKDIIEKQEPNYDLIINVGSYTTDTAGSLLGAIYSSLGSQNFNTRSYTPNRAVFEGTDTNLANPVSDKSARLILTYGQKQ, encoded by the coding sequence ATGATAAGAAATATCCAAGAATTATTCAAAATTACTGCAACATTAGTAATTGGGAGTTTAATTTTAGTGAATTGTGAACCGGATGCAGATCAATTAGGTTCACAATTTTTTCAAGACGGAGCGAAAGGGAAAGAAGTATCTTACCCGATTATCGCTTATAATTCCAATAATCACGATTCAATAAGAACTGATGCGGCGCGATTGCAAAGTGCAACCTTGGGTGCTTTTTCGGAGTCTCAATTTGGAATGCAGAAATCTGCATACGTTTCTCAGGTTAGGCTATCTGGAGCAAATCCCGATTTCGGAACCAATGCAAAACTTGATTCAGCAGTGTTGGTAATTAAGCCACAGTATGCTGCAGATTCTGTGACTACAGTGACCAATGATAAATATATTTATCCGGAAGGGGCTGTACCGGCAAAAAAAGTTGTCAGTACCTACCCAGTCATTAAATATGGTAATACCAAAATTGGTGGAAAAACGCTTTTGAACTTTAAGGTTTATGAAGTTACCGACTTTTTGGGCGCAAATACTGATGTTGTTTATTCTAACAAAGTTGTGAATACGGGAGCGCAGATTGGTGCAAAAACTTTTGACGGAAATGTTCATTCTGTTAAAGTGACCAAAACGGGTGATGATACGGTATTGTTTGAAAGAAGTGCTGCACTAAGAATCCCTTTAGACAGTGCTTTTTTTGCGAATAAGATTATTAATAAAGCATCTTCGCCGGAGCTTTCTGATGCAGCTTCATTTATAAGATATTTTAAAGGGATTAAAGTTTCTGTTGATGAAAACAATGGCTATCTTTTTAATTTTGATCCTACTACCACAGAACTTAATCTTTATTACAAAAATGATAAAGTTGCCAATGGAGTAACCACTAGAGAGCAGTCGGTGTACATGATGAATATGGGAGGTTCTAATGCGTATTTTAATCAAATTGCTTTCAACCGTACAGGAACACCTTCTGCAACTGGTTTAGCAACATCAAACCAAATAACCGGTGATGCGAAGCTTTTTGCGCAGGGAATGGGAGGTCCAGGAATTGGCCTTCGGGTTCCAGCTGCAGATGTTGCAAATATCAGAACTTTATTTAACAGTAATAAGATTGGTATTATCTCAGCTAAAATCCGTATTTATACAGACCAAAGTTGGACTAATGCTTATAAAAAACCTGATAATTTTGTTGTAAGACAAAGAAATTTAAATCCTAAACCAGGTGAGAAAGAATATCTTGACAATTATTTGATTGATATGAGTACTTTAGCAGGTACTGGAATTTATAATTTGGTAAAAGCTTATGATTTGCAAAAAACTCCTGCGCATTATGATATCGGAATTACACAGACTTTCAAAGATATTATTGAAAAACAAGAGCCTAACTATGACCTAATTATAAACGTAGGTTCCTACACAACAGATACCGCTGGTAGTTTACTGGGTGCCATATATTCGTCTTTAGGATCTCAGAATTTTAATACCAGAAGTTATACTCCTAACAGAGCAGTATTTGAAGGTACAGATACAAATCTTGCTAATCCTGTAAGTGATAAAAGTGCAAGATTGATCCTGACTTACGGACAAAAACAATAA
- a CDS encoding glycogen/starch synthase encodes MPNQKILYVTTEMSPYQEDNNMATMVSKMALKMHQDGNDVRVFMPKFGQISERKFQLHEVIRLSGMNIIINDLDQPLIIKVASLPGERLQVYFIDNEEYFKRKQFYIDDKGQPFTDNDERAIFFARGVIETIKKLNWVPDVIHLNGWMASFIPVYLKTFYKNDSYFNDSKIVLSVYNEDNMALSESVEEKMKFDNITGLKAFKNPSFQSFVIESIDMVDLVIKGDEFLEEDLNKAFTDTKTAKSEYIDADSINKLY; translated from the coding sequence ATGCCGAACCAAAAGATTTTATATGTAACCACGGAGATGTCTCCTTATCAGGAAGATAACAATATGGCGACAATGGTGAGTAAGATGGCACTCAAAATGCACCAAGACGGAAATGATGTGAGAGTGTTTATGCCAAAATTTGGCCAGATCAGCGAAAGAAAATTTCAATTGCATGAGGTAATTCGTCTATCCGGAATGAATATTATTATTAATGATTTGGATCAACCCCTCATTATTAAGGTAGCATCTTTGCCGGGAGAGAGATTGCAGGTTTATTTCATCGACAATGAGGAGTATTTTAAGAGAAAGCAATTCTACATCGACGATAAAGGACAGCCTTTCACCGATAATGATGAACGGGCAATTTTCTTTGCCAGAGGAGTGATTGAAACCATCAAGAAACTTAACTGGGTGCCGGATGTGATTCACCTGAATGGATGGATGGCCTCTTTTATACCTGTTTATTTAAAGACTTTTTACAAAAATGATTCTTATTTTAATGATTCCAAAATAGTTCTTTCCGTTTATAATGAGGATAATATGGCATTATCTGAGTCTGTGGAAGAAAAAATGAAATTCGACAATATTACCGGCCTAAAAGCGTTTAAGAATCCAAGTTTTCAGAGTTTTGTTATCGAAAGTATCGATATGGTTGATTTAGTAATAAAAGGTGATGAATTCCTGGAAGAGGATCTTAACAAAGCTTTTACCGATACTAAAACGGCCAAATCAGAATATATAGACGCTGATTCAATCAACAAGTTATACTAA